Proteins from a single region of Mus pahari chromosome 2, PAHARI_EIJ_v1.1, whole genome shotgun sequence:
- the Ltbr gene encoding tumor necrosis factor receptor superfamily member 3: MRLPGASSPCGLAWGPLLLGLSGLLVASQPQLVPPYRIENQTCWDQDKEYYEPMHDVCCSRCPPGEFVFAACSRSQDTVCKTCPHNSYNEHWNHLSTCQLCRPCDFVLGFEEVAPCTSDRKAECRCQPGMSCVYLDNECVHCEEERLVLCRPGTEVEVTDEIMDTDVNCVPCKPGHFQNTSSPRARCQPHTRCEIQGLVEAAPGTSYSDTICKNPPEPGTMTLLAILLSLVLFLLFTTVLACVWTRHPSLCRKLGTLLKRHPEGEESPPCPPPRVNPHFPDLAEPLLPMSGDLSPSPAGPPTAPSLEEVVLQQQSPLVQARELEAEPGEHSQVAHGANGIHVTGGSVTVTGNIYIYNGPVLGGTRGPGDPPAPPEPPYPTPEEGSPGPSELSTPYQEDGKAWHLAETETLGCQDL; the protein is encoded by the exons ATGCGCCTGCCCGGGGCCTCCTCTCCCTGCGGCCTGGCCTGGGGGCCACTCCTGCTGGGACTCAGCGGGCTTCTGGTGGCCTCTCAGCCCCAGCTG GTGCCCCCATATCGCATAGAAAACCAGACTTGCTGGGACCAGGACAAGGAATACTACGAGCCCATGCACGATGTCTGCTGCTCCCGCTGTCCCCCAG GCGAGTTTGTCTTTGCGGCGTGCAGCCGCAGCCAAGATACGGTTTGCAAGACTTGCCCCCATAATTCCTACAACGAACactggaaccatctctccacctgcCAGCTGTGCCGCCCCTGCGACTTTG TGCTCGGCTTTGAGGAGGTTGCCCCGTGCACCAGCGATCGGAAAGCCGAGTGCCGCTGTCAGCCAGGGATGTCCTGTGTGTATTTGGACAATGAGTGTGTACACTGTGAGGAGGAGCGGCTCGTACTCTGCCGGCCTGGCACAGAAGTCGAGGTCACAG ATGAAATTATGGATACTGACGTCAACTGTGTCCCCTGTAAGCCGGGACACTTCCAGAACACTTCCTCCCCTCGAGCCCGCTGTCAACCCCATACCAG ATGCGAGATCCAGGGTCTGGTAGAGGCAGCTCCAGGTACCTCCTACTCGGATACCATCTGTAAAAATCCCCCAGAGCCAG GAACAATGACACTGCTGGCCATCCTGCTGTCGCTGGTCCTCTTTCTGCTCTTCACCACTGTCTTGGCCTGCGTCTGGACGAGGCACCCGTCTCTCTGCAGAAAGCTGG GTACTCTGCTCAAGCGGCACCCAGAG GGAGAAGAATCTCCCCCTTGCCCCCCTCCCAGAGTCAACCCACATTTCCCTGACCTGGCAGAGCCACTCCTACCCATGTCTGGAGACTTGTCCCCATCCCCTGCTGGACCCCCAACGGCCCCCTCCTTGGAGGAAGTGGTGCTACAACAGCAGAGTCCCCTAGTCCAGGCCAGGGAGCTGGAGGCTGAACCTGGGGAACATAGCCAAGTGGCCCACG GTGCGAATGGCATTCATGTGACTGGAGGCTCTGTGACTGTCACCGGCAACATCTACATATACAATGGGCCAGTGCTGGGAGGGACGCGGGGCCCCGGAGACCCTCCAGCTCCCCCTGAGCCTCCATACCCCACTCCTGAAGAGGGATCCCCTGGCCCTTCTGAGCTGTCTACACCTTACCAGGAGGATGGTAAAGCTTGGCATCTGGCCGAGACAGAGACACTAGGGTGCCAAGACCTCTGA